One genomic region from Terriglobus aquaticus encodes:
- a CDS encoding LysR family transcriptional regulator, whose protein sequence is MAMELHQLRYACAVHDTGSFSRAAERCQVAQPSLSQQVLKLEEELGTKLFDRLSRGIRLTEAGRAFLPHARSVLDHLELARASVSNTADVRGNVTLGAIPTIAPYLIPPFTVAFAKQYPVSRLRIVEETTPGLIESLRNLSIDFALLSLPIRQKDLELTRIRTERLFVALPEAHPLASRRSLALTELRGESFVMLRDGHCFRDLSLNLCGSARVTPNISFESSQFSSVLGMVAAGIGISLIPEMALTRAAACRFLPLRDSTAVRTIILASLRGRSFNQAQQTFATWLQARSRRRKEV, encoded by the coding sequence ATGGCTATGGAATTGCACCAGCTCCGATACGCCTGTGCTGTACACGATACGGGCAGCTTCAGCCGCGCGGCCGAGCGTTGTCAGGTGGCGCAGCCATCGCTTTCACAGCAGGTACTCAAGCTGGAAGAGGAACTCGGCACCAAGCTCTTCGACCGCCTCAGCCGCGGCATCCGGCTGACTGAGGCCGGACGCGCTTTTCTGCCGCACGCCCGTTCTGTGCTGGACCATCTGGAATTGGCACGTGCCAGCGTTTCTAATACGGCCGACGTTCGGGGCAATGTGACACTCGGCGCGATCCCGACAATCGCTCCGTACCTGATCCCGCCGTTTACGGTCGCGTTCGCCAAGCAGTACCCAGTGTCGCGGCTGCGGATCGTCGAAGAAACCACGCCAGGTCTCATCGAGAGCTTGAGAAATCTCTCGATCGACTTTGCGCTGCTGTCCTTACCCATCCGGCAGAAAGATTTGGAACTGACCCGGATCCGCACCGAGCGGCTCTTTGTGGCTCTGCCCGAAGCGCATCCGCTCGCCAGTCGTCGCTCCCTTGCGCTGACAGAGCTGCGCGGCGAATCCTTTGTTATGCTGCGCGACGGCCATTGCTTCCGCGATCTAAGCCTGAACCTGTGTGGAAGCGCTCGCGTCACACCGAATATTTCGTTTGAGAGCAGCCAGTTCAGCTCTGTGCTGGGCATGGTTGCCGCGGGCATTGGAATCTCACTCATCCCAGAGATGGCGCTCACTCGAGCGGCTGCCTGCAGGTTTCTTCCGCTGCGCGACAGCACGGCGGTTCGCACCATTATTCTGGCGTCTCTTCGCGGCCGCAGCTTCAATCAGGCGCAGCAAACGTTCGCAACCTGGCTTCAGGCTCGCTCTCGAAGGCGCAAAGAGGTATAG
- a CDS encoding glycoside hydrolase family 27 protein — translation MRRWLSSCLFAAFAVLLAATLGAQSGSTILAPTPPMGWNSWDSYGLTVTEQQFHANAEVLRDKLKPFGWTYAVVDEGWYMENPEQRPHPGNLQYALDEHGRFLPAPVRFPSAGGAPVKHDGQTRLYSGSEGMMQLARWTHAQGLKFGLHILRGIPKESVRLKLPIEGSPFSAPDAADVAETCPWDPTSYGVRDNAAGQAWYDSLIRQYSHWGVDFLKVDCIADHPYRASEIRQIHDAIAKSGRAMVLSLSPGPTNLQHADEVQRLSQMWRISNDVWDVWSGSGDFPFSVSSQFARIAAWAPHAGPGHWPDADMLPFGMLAPRPDVGPGPRMSRLSLDEEQSQFTLWAISRSPLVLGTNLTMLDAATISLLTNRKVIRVDQTALVSRQVYADERMVVWTADMLNKNHAIAFFNLSEATLPAPSSLHGVQIPRGIPIKDAWTGEILSDSAQFKQLPPHGCAMYLWQN, via the coding sequence ATGCGTCGATGGCTTTCCTCCTGTCTGTTTGCGGCGTTTGCGGTCTTACTGGCGGCGACGTTGGGGGCGCAGAGCGGTTCGACCATCCTGGCGCCCACGCCACCGATGGGTTGGAACAGTTGGGACAGCTACGGCCTGACTGTGACCGAGCAGCAGTTCCACGCCAACGCGGAGGTTCTCAGAGACAAGTTGAAGCCGTTCGGATGGACTTATGCCGTCGTCGACGAGGGCTGGTACATGGAGAACCCCGAACAGCGGCCTCATCCGGGAAACCTGCAATACGCTCTCGACGAACACGGCCGCTTCCTGCCGGCTCCGGTGCGCTTTCCTTCCGCGGGCGGCGCACCAGTGAAGCACGACGGGCAGACGCGGCTGTATAGCGGGTCTGAAGGCATGATGCAGCTGGCACGGTGGACGCATGCGCAAGGCCTGAAGTTTGGGCTTCACATTCTTCGCGGCATCCCTAAAGAAAGTGTTCGCCTGAAGCTGCCAATCGAGGGCTCGCCCTTTTCCGCTCCCGATGCGGCGGATGTTGCCGAGACCTGCCCCTGGGACCCCACCAGTTACGGGGTGCGCGACAACGCAGCCGGCCAGGCTTGGTATGACTCCCTCATCCGCCAGTACAGCCACTGGGGTGTGGACTTCCTCAAGGTCGATTGCATTGCAGACCACCCGTACAGGGCTTCGGAGATTCGGCAAATCCACGACGCCATCGCAAAGAGCGGACGTGCCATGGTGCTAAGCCTCTCTCCCGGACCGACGAATCTGCAGCATGCCGACGAGGTGCAACGGCTCTCGCAGATGTGGCGCATCTCGAATGACGTGTGGGACGTCTGGAGCGGCTCCGGCGACTTCCCTTTCTCGGTCAGCAGTCAGTTTGCACGTATTGCCGCTTGGGCGCCACACGCAGGTCCAGGTCACTGGCCGGATGCGGATATGCTGCCGTTCGGCATGCTTGCACCCAGGCCGGACGTGGGACCGGGACCGCGCATGTCACGCCTTTCGTTGGACGAGGAGCAATCGCAGTTTACGTTGTGGGCGATCAGTCGCAGCCCGCTTGTTCTTGGCACGAATTTGACCATGCTGGATGCGGCAACGATCTCGCTGCTTACAAACCGGAAGGTAATTCGTGTCGATCAAACCGCTCTGGTGAGCCGTCAGGTCTACGCCGACGAACGAATGGTCGTGTGGACGGCCGACATGCTGAACAAGAACCATGCGATCGCGTTCTTCAACTTGTCAGAGGCAACGCTGCCCGCACCGAGTTCTTTGCACGGTGTTCAGATTCCGCGTGGCATCCCTATCAAAGATGCATGGACTGGCGAAATTTTGAGCGACAGCGCCCAGTTCAAGCAGTTGCCACCGCATGGCTGCGCGATGTACTTGTGGCAAAACTAG
- a CDS encoding beta-galactosidase translates to MKQPTILYGAAYYNEYMPAALQPGRLDVDVKLMKDAGITVVRMGESTWSLWEPRDGVFEYAWMDRVVDAMNKAGIKVILGTPTYSIPSWMAKAHPAMLARPIDGGATGYGMRQNMNTDDPDYRRYAERLIVNLVEHYKDNPAVIGWQIDNETSSYGATNSSLYPAFVDRLKRKFGTTDALNKAWFLNYWGQDVNDWADFPTRDHATSTSYKLEWSRFQQDRVTDFLAWQAALVRSHRGPNQFVTQDFGSMMRADVNEVEVSKVLDVVANNPYWVAQDHMDGAFQAMQGDFARSLKHGNYLVTETDAQTEGWSSQGQFPPYDGQLRLDVYTHTSSGANTVEYWHWHSIHAGQETYWKGVLSHDLQPNRAYAEVSRVAHELRQIGPKIANMQVHNDVAILYSVDSANAIRFMPYASSPGGWTPGQMSDSYGGTLQQLHRALYRANVGTDFVFPTTPDFSQYKLLVVPSLYSADDALLRRIADYVHHGGHVLMTFKSGFTNENSAVRWELAPGPLREAAGFTYQEFSSLEKPLSLRNDPFHAGAANRVTDWAEFLRPTTAQTLATYDHPFFGRWPAITRNTWGTGTLTYEGTVLSPELQQAVVLDTLRSSGIPVDAGTVASPVRVKRGRSADGSTLTYLLNYSSDAQDVRFNGTAGKDLLTNASVAQGASVHLQPWDLMIIESKSLGSGTRPSRR, encoded by the coding sequence ATGAAGCAGCCTACGATTCTGTACGGCGCCGCTTATTACAACGAGTACATGCCAGCGGCACTGCAACCGGGCAGACTCGACGTGGACGTCAAGTTGATGAAAGACGCCGGCATCACCGTGGTGCGCATGGGCGAGTCCACCTGGAGCCTGTGGGAACCCCGTGACGGTGTCTTTGAGTACGCCTGGATGGACCGCGTGGTCGATGCCATGAACAAAGCGGGCATCAAGGTGATCCTGGGAACCCCGACGTACTCGATTCCGAGCTGGATGGCGAAGGCACATCCAGCGATGCTCGCCCGGCCCATAGACGGGGGCGCTACCGGGTACGGTATGCGGCAGAACATGAACACCGACGATCCAGACTATCGGCGCTATGCCGAACGCCTGATCGTGAACCTGGTGGAGCACTACAAGGACAATCCCGCCGTGATCGGCTGGCAGATCGACAACGAAACCTCCAGCTACGGCGCCACCAACTCATCGCTCTATCCAGCGTTTGTGGATCGGCTCAAGCGCAAGTTCGGCACAACGGACGCGCTGAACAAAGCCTGGTTTCTCAACTACTGGGGACAGGACGTGAACGATTGGGCCGACTTTCCCACACGCGATCATGCCACCAGTACGAGTTACAAGCTGGAGTGGTCTCGGTTCCAGCAGGATCGAGTCACAGATTTCCTAGCATGGCAGGCCGCGCTCGTGCGTTCCCATCGCGGGCCGAACCAGTTTGTGACGCAGGACTTTGGCAGCATGATGCGGGCCGACGTGAACGAAGTCGAGGTGTCCAAGGTTCTGGACGTGGTCGCGAACAATCCTTACTGGGTTGCACAGGACCATATGGACGGTGCGTTCCAGGCGATGCAGGGCGACTTCGCACGCTCGTTGAAGCATGGCAACTACCTGGTGACCGAGACGGATGCGCAGACCGAGGGCTGGAGCTCACAAGGGCAGTTCCCGCCCTATGACGGACAGTTACGCCTGGACGTGTATACCCACACCAGCAGCGGCGCCAACACGGTGGAGTACTGGCACTGGCATTCCATCCACGCGGGACAGGAGACCTACTGGAAGGGCGTGCTCAGCCACGATTTGCAACCCAATCGAGCCTATGCGGAAGTCTCGCGAGTGGCGCACGAACTTCGCCAGATCGGACCGAAGATTGCCAACATGCAGGTGCATAACGATGTCGCGATTCTCTACAGCGTCGACTCGGCCAACGCCATCCGCTTCATGCCGTACGCATCCTCGCCCGGTGGTTGGACGCCAGGTCAGATGAGCGATTCGTATGGAGGGACGTTGCAGCAGTTGCATCGTGCTCTGTACCGCGCCAACGTTGGAACCGACTTTGTGTTCCCCACCACGCCGGACTTTTCGCAGTACAAGCTGCTTGTCGTCCCGTCGCTCTACTCTGCAGACGACGCGCTGCTGCGGCGCATCGCCGATTACGTGCATCACGGCGGCCACGTGCTCATGACCTTCAAGAGCGGCTTCACCAATGAGAACTCAGCGGTGCGCTGGGAGCTGGCGCCCGGGCCGTTGCGCGAAGCGGCCGGTTTCACTTATCAGGAATTCTCAAGCTTGGAAAAGCCGTTGAGCCTGCGAAATGATCCCTTCCACGCCGGCGCAGCCAACCGGGTGACCGACTGGGCGGAGTTCCTGCGACCAACGACCGCTCAGACGCTTGCAACGTACGATCATCCTTTCTTTGGCCGGTGGCCTGCGATCACGCGCAACACCTGGGGCACGGGAACCCTCACCTATGAGGGGACGGTTCTATCGCCCGAACTGCAGCAAGCCGTCGTTCTGGACACGTTGCGGAGCAGCGGGATTCCGGTGGACGCAGGGACAGTAGCGTCGCCGGTGCGCGTGAAGCGCGGCCGCAGCGCGGACGGCAGCACACTGACCTATCTGCTGAACTACAGCTCGGACGCGCAGGATGTTCGGTTCAACGGAACCGCGGGCAAGGATCTATTGACGAACGCCTCCGTGGCTCAGGGTGCGAGCGTGCATCTGCAGCCCTGGGATTTGATGATCATCGAGAGCAAGTCACTCGGAAGCGGTACGAGACCGAGCCGACGATAA
- a CDS encoding beta-galactosidase — MRHHLRSALLAITATVLPCTVMAQQALPTEQRVPALLLGAAWYPEQWPEQRWEADLALMEAAHIHLVRVGEFAWSTMEPSEGNFQLDWLERAIRAAEKHHIAVVLGTPGAAPPAWLTQKYPETLRTKEDGRKDEHGNRQQFDWSSPKYRELVTRITERMAQRFGHDPDVIGWQIDNEYAAESYGPSTRAQFQHWLKAKYKTLDELNRRWTTAYWSETYQSWDQIPIEEGYGNPGLLLNWKEFVSDTWRSYQRAHLDAIRKYAEPRQRITTNMMGWFDAYDHYTVAQDLDFASWDDYVGRGHLDLARNGAAHDLTRGFLRKNFWVMETQPGFVNWSPNNTALDKGEVRAMAWHAIGHGAEAVEYWQWRSALNGQEQYHGVLVGADGTPVPLYAEVQQIGADFEKAAPVLAGTTVESQVAILQDYPSRWAINWQRHNKSFDPVGDAIVPWYAALRAQAHSVDVVSDVAPLSRYKLVVAPALNLLTPAAIHNLEAYVEAGGHLVLTQRSAMKDEDNSLMPQRQPGPLGSLLGDRVEQWYALDEAAPVTGTWGNSTSPKWAEQLGSPAPGTEVLMRYGKSNGWLNGQPAAVTRHVGKGQITYIGTALEQPAMTAAAKWMMSQSGLETVMPDLPAGVDLAVRSAPGRKVYILTNYDATPQTVALPHGMSNVLTGETVSKITLAQYEVAVLK; from the coding sequence ATGCGACATCACCTACGTTCCGCGCTGCTTGCGATTACTGCCACCGTTCTGCCATGCACTGTCATGGCACAACAGGCCCTTCCTACGGAACAGCGGGTGCCTGCATTGCTGTTGGGCGCGGCCTGGTATCCGGAGCAGTGGCCTGAGCAGAGGTGGGAAGCCGACCTGGCACTCATGGAAGCTGCGCACATCCACCTGGTGCGCGTGGGCGAGTTTGCCTGGAGCACGATGGAGCCGAGTGAGGGAAACTTCCAGCTCGACTGGTTGGAGCGAGCCATCCGAGCGGCGGAAAAGCACCATATCGCAGTTGTTCTAGGCACACCCGGCGCTGCGCCACCGGCGTGGCTCACTCAGAAATATCCGGAAACTCTTCGCACCAAAGAGGATGGCCGCAAGGACGAACATGGCAATCGCCAACAGTTTGACTGGTCCAGTCCCAAGTATCGCGAACTGGTCACCCGGATCACGGAACGCATGGCGCAACGCTTTGGCCACGATCCCGATGTGATCGGCTGGCAGATCGACAATGAGTATGCGGCAGAAAGCTATGGCCCAAGTACTCGGGCACAGTTTCAGCATTGGCTCAAAGCCAAGTACAAGACACTGGATGAGTTGAACCGGCGCTGGACCACGGCGTACTGGAGCGAGACCTACCAGAGCTGGGATCAGATCCCAATCGAAGAGGGATACGGCAACCCCGGTCTGTTGCTGAACTGGAAAGAATTTGTCAGCGACACCTGGCGCAGCTATCAGCGCGCACACCTGGACGCGATCCGCAAGTACGCTGAGCCGCGGCAACGCATTACGACCAACATGATGGGCTGGTTCGATGCCTACGATCACTACACCGTGGCGCAGGACCTGGATTTTGCGTCATGGGACGACTACGTGGGCCGTGGGCATCTGGACCTGGCGCGGAACGGTGCCGCGCATGACCTGACACGGGGATTTCTCCGCAAGAACTTCTGGGTCATGGAGACGCAGCCAGGCTTCGTGAACTGGTCGCCCAACAATACGGCCCTGGACAAGGGCGAAGTGCGTGCCATGGCTTGGCACGCCATTGGGCACGGCGCGGAAGCGGTGGAGTACTGGCAGTGGCGCAGTGCGCTGAACGGGCAGGAGCAGTATCACGGGGTGCTCGTGGGTGCGGATGGGACACCTGTTCCGCTCTATGCAGAGGTTCAGCAGATTGGAGCAGACTTTGAAAAAGCTGCCCCCGTGCTCGCCGGCACCACGGTCGAGTCGCAGGTTGCCATCCTGCAGGATTACCCAAGCCGATGGGCGATCAACTGGCAGCGGCACAACAAGAGCTTCGATCCCGTGGGCGACGCGATCGTTCCGTGGTACGCCGCGCTACGGGCGCAGGCGCATTCGGTTGATGTTGTGTCGGACGTGGCGCCGCTGTCCCGCTACAAGCTCGTGGTCGCCCCAGCGCTGAACCTGCTAACGCCGGCTGCCATCCACAACCTGGAAGCCTATGTAGAGGCTGGCGGCCACCTGGTGCTGACGCAGCGTAGCGCCATGAAGGACGAAGACAACAGCCTGATGCCACAACGGCAACCGGGACCGCTGGGAAGCCTTCTGGGCGATCGCGTGGAACAGTGGTATGCGCTGGACGAGGCCGCACCCGTGACCGGAACGTGGGGCAACTCGACTTCGCCGAAATGGGCGGAACAGTTGGGCTCACCCGCTCCGGGAACCGAAGTGCTGATGCGCTATGGCAAGAGCAATGGCTGGTTGAATGGCCAGCCTGCGGCCGTGACGCGCCACGTCGGCAAAGGGCAAATTACGTACATTGGCACGGCGCTGGAGCAGCCCGCGATGACTGCTGCAGCCAAGTGGATGATGAGTCAGAGCGGCCTTGAGACCGTGATGCCGGACCTGCCGGCTGGGGTTGATCTGGCGGTACGTTCCGCTCCTGGCCGGAAGGTCTATATCCTGACGAACTACGACGCGACCCCGCAGACCGTCGCTCTTCCGCATGGCATGTCGAATGTGCTGACTGGAGAAACCGTCAGCAAGATCACCCTTGCGCAATACGAGGTCGCGGTCCTGAAGTAG
- a CDS encoding sodium:solute symporter family transporter, translated as MNPHLLPLFAYFAFTLLVGLWTRSRVATSEDYLQASRSLPFGIVLAAYLSANFSAVEIVGLSAMAAQYGAVALHFYWIGAIPALVFLAIWMMPLYRQHGIQSVPQFLGQRYGPRMQLLNAGVTAVVLQLLASISLYALGEVVHVIADIPLRWSLLLCTALVTSYVLLGGIRATMYNQVLQFATLLAGTAPLAIRCARMPGLLNGAALGAHGHVWRKLPWVDPRAPMDLLGIVVGLGCVLSFSYWCTDFVLMQRAFTARTDLAARQVPLLAGFGKLLFAGIVVVPGLAAPILLHVNDGRFDRTIPRMMQQLYGPWMLGLGFTALCAGLMSSFASNLSAFAAICTIDLLPELRSRKSGQRQATPVRLGVAAILVAAVLSLFLSLLNFLFSNIMEAVQLIFSVLGVPFWAVFFGGMISRSASERSALVGFSAGSAVALGIIFLGRLGAIPFGSNMAANFYAALLAFTVALTLVLVIPSGAPALSVSEKTLLGRSNALASPVDRRLLLVATLLLLCTAVCNWIWR; from the coding sequence GTGAATCCGCACCTGCTGCCGCTCTTTGCGTACTTTGCGTTCACACTCCTGGTTGGCCTTTGGACCAGGTCCAGGGTCGCTACATCGGAAGACTACCTTCAGGCATCCCGCTCTCTCCCTTTCGGGATCGTGCTGGCGGCGTACCTGTCTGCAAACTTCAGCGCGGTGGAAATAGTCGGCCTGAGCGCCATGGCGGCCCAGTACGGTGCGGTGGCTCTGCACTTTTATTGGATCGGAGCGATCCCTGCGCTAGTGTTTCTCGCCATCTGGATGATGCCTCTCTACCGGCAACACGGCATCCAGAGTGTGCCGCAGTTTCTTGGCCAGCGATACGGCCCCAGGATGCAACTGCTGAACGCTGGCGTAACCGCAGTGGTACTTCAGTTGCTGGCAAGCATCAGCCTCTATGCCCTGGGTGAGGTAGTCCATGTCATCGCAGACATTCCGTTGCGTTGGAGCCTGCTGCTCTGTACTGCGCTAGTCACCAGCTATGTCTTGCTGGGCGGCATTCGAGCCACCATGTACAACCAGGTGCTGCAGTTTGCGACGCTGCTTGCCGGAACCGCTCCGCTTGCCATCCGGTGCGCTCGCATGCCGGGTTTGCTGAACGGTGCCGCTTTGGGTGCGCATGGTCATGTGTGGCGCAAGCTTCCCTGGGTAGACCCACGCGCTCCGATGGACCTACTCGGCATTGTGGTCGGCTTGGGTTGCGTGCTCAGTTTCAGCTACTGGTGTACGGATTTTGTTCTGATGCAGCGAGCGTTCACGGCTCGCACAGACCTGGCCGCGCGACAGGTGCCGCTGCTGGCCGGCTTCGGCAAGCTTCTGTTTGCGGGGATCGTGGTCGTGCCGGGTCTGGCCGCTCCCATCTTGCTTCATGTCAACGACGGCCGCTTTGATCGAACGATCCCACGCATGATGCAGCAACTGTACGGACCGTGGATGCTGGGACTCGGGTTTACGGCGTTGTGCGCTGGCCTCATGTCGTCCTTTGCGTCAAATCTTTCCGCCTTTGCGGCGATCTGTACGATCGATTTGCTACCAGAGCTGAGGTCTCGAAAATCCGGGCAGCGCCAGGCCACGCCGGTTCGCCTCGGCGTCGCTGCCATCCTGGTAGCCGCAGTCCTCAGCCTGTTCCTCTCTCTGCTTAATTTCCTGTTCAGCAACATCATGGAAGCAGTGCAACTTATCTTTTCGGTGCTTGGGGTTCCCTTCTGGGCGGTGTTTTTCGGCGGCATGATTTCCCGCTCAGCTTCGGAACGAAGTGCTTTGGTGGGCTTCAGCGCGGGATCCGCGGTGGCGTTGGGCATCATCTTCCTGGGTCGGCTTGGAGCCATCCCGTTCGGCAGCAACATGGCGGCGAATTTCTATGCGGCACTCCTCGCCTTCACCGTTGCGTTGACGCTGGTGCTTGTCATTCCGAGCGGCGCACCGGCGCTCTCTGTGAGTGAAAAGACGTTACTGGGCCGAAGCAATGCGTTGGCATCTCCCGTGGATCGACGTCTTCTCCTGGTGGCCACGCTTCTTTTGCTGTGTACCGCAGTTTGCAATTGGATCTGGAGATAG
- a CDS encoding LacI family DNA-binding transcriptional regulator: MNMREIARRAGVSSATVSRVINGSNAVTAETARRVQVILDEAKFIPNPSATTLKYGRSKTYGLVIPDICNPYFSEFLAAFEAALEQIDHEMLLTSVQDAEGLLRSVRRMLMRQVDGAVLMGSEFETQAIEPLLQRRIPIVTLDRRSTDAGRSDVAIDYESGFTEAVLHLRSLGHDRIGFIGGYPQMQTSKLRVNAFRQALQAADLRYDATLVKPGNYRVPGGEAAMAQLLDLPEPPTAVLHANDLSAFGAMLGAHKRGLQVPRDISLIGTDDVLLSEVMHPPLTTVRIPRKRLAQLCIEALEHTKRQEDGRGAQFSLKTELVVRGTTAPPRQARRSTNKPRVRRAPQ; this comes from the coding sequence ATGAACATGCGTGAAATCGCACGGCGCGCCGGAGTATCGAGCGCCACCGTGTCACGCGTCATCAACGGCTCAAACGCGGTCACGGCAGAGACGGCGCGGCGGGTCCAGGTCATTCTCGACGAAGCCAAATTCATCCCGAATCCGAGTGCGACGACCCTGAAGTACGGGCGAAGCAAAACCTACGGTCTGGTCATCCCGGACATTTGCAACCCATACTTCTCCGAGTTTCTTGCGGCGTTTGAAGCGGCCTTAGAGCAGATCGATCACGAGATGCTGCTGACGAGCGTGCAGGATGCGGAAGGCCTGTTGCGTTCAGTACGTCGCATGCTGATGCGCCAAGTGGACGGCGCGGTCCTGATGGGTTCCGAATTTGAAACTCAGGCTATCGAGCCGCTCCTGCAGCGCCGCATTCCTATCGTGACGCTGGATCGGCGCAGTACAGACGCCGGTCGGAGCGATGTAGCGATCGACTACGAATCCGGCTTTACAGAAGCAGTTCTGCATCTGCGCTCGCTCGGCCATGACCGCATCGGCTTCATCGGAGGCTACCCGCAGATGCAAACGTCGAAGCTTCGGGTCAACGCGTTCCGGCAGGCACTGCAAGCGGCAGACCTCCGTTATGATGCGACGCTGGTCAAGCCCGGAAACTACCGGGTCCCGGGTGGCGAGGCCGCGATGGCCCAACTTCTAGACTTGCCCGAGCCGCCAACTGCGGTGCTGCATGCCAACGACCTGAGTGCGTTCGGTGCCATGCTCGGCGCACACAAGCGCGGCCTGCAGGTACCCCGCGACATCTCCCTGATCGGCACCGACGACGTCCTGCTGAGTGAAGTGATGCATCCCCCACTCACGACGGTTCGCATCCCGCGCAAACGTCTGGCGCAGCTCTGCATCGAAGCGCTTGAGCACACGAAGCGGCAGGAAGATGGTAGGGGTGCACAGTTCAGCCTGAAAACCGAATTGGTGGTGCGCGGGACCACTGCGCCACCTCGCCAGGCGAGACGATCCACGAACAAGCCCCGAGTTCGTAGAGCACCACAGTGA
- a CDS encoding DUF5597 domain-containing protein, which produces MMVTALRCAFVGALCSVMPLVLRAAEKPHLETRNGRHALIVDGAPFLVLGAQINNSSSWASTLPQVWPALEDMHANTVEAPVYWEQLESRPGTFDFSTADLLIKGAREHHLHLVLLWFGTWKNGNMHYVPQWVKTDPKTYPRVINAAGKPIDVLAAGSRNNLQADQRAFAALMHHVAEVDAQEHTVILVQVENESGIIGSPRDYSTESNREFAGQVPAEVLRALHKQPGTWTEVFGSRADETFQAYQQAHYVNEIAKAGKRELDIPFYCNVWLEYPIGELPERQIPNPGIGWPSGGPTQTMLPLWKALAPAIDMIGPDIYSDDRKFYTSVLDAYARPDNPLWIPETGYGDSYAAYLYLALGKGAIGFSPFGVDRTGWTWAPAAPDDSAAHRREPEGPRAHTSNYALLAPMARELAQLNLEGKLQTAVDAPGQAEQELDFGQWKATVRFGFPQPDGRPAPGTPDHSGRALVAQIGPDEFLVTGVDSSVFFHTAGHLPGIGSQILQAEEGHYVDGKWVPLRLWNGDQTDRGLNFRRSGNAVVHIKMGTF; this is translated from the coding sequence ATGATGGTTACTGCACTACGCTGCGCTTTTGTCGGCGCTCTTTGTTCGGTGATGCCGCTGGTCCTTAGAGCCGCAGAAAAGCCGCACCTTGAGACCAGGAACGGTCGCCACGCGTTGATTGTGGACGGCGCTCCCTTTCTTGTTCTGGGAGCACAGATCAACAATTCCAGTTCGTGGGCAAGCACGCTGCCGCAGGTGTGGCCTGCACTGGAGGATATGCACGCGAATACGGTTGAGGCGCCGGTCTATTGGGAGCAACTGGAATCTCGACCCGGCACGTTCGATTTCAGCACCGCCGACCTTCTGATTAAGGGCGCGAGAGAGCACCACTTGCATCTAGTGCTCCTGTGGTTTGGCACTTGGAAGAACGGCAACATGCATTACGTGCCGCAATGGGTGAAGACCGATCCGAAGACTTATCCAAGGGTGATCAATGCGGCAGGCAAACCCATCGACGTCTTAGCTGCCGGCTCGCGCAACAACCTGCAAGCGGACCAGCGCGCGTTCGCCGCGCTGATGCATCACGTTGCAGAGGTCGATGCTCAGGAGCACACCGTGATCCTCGTGCAGGTGGAAAACGAATCGGGCATCATCGGTTCACCTCGGGATTACTCAACGGAATCGAACCGCGAGTTTGCGGGGCAGGTGCCGGCTGAAGTGCTGAGAGCCCTACACAAGCAGCCTGGGACCTGGACCGAAGTATTTGGCAGCCGCGCTGATGAGACCTTCCAGGCCTATCAGCAGGCGCATTACGTCAACGAGATTGCGAAAGCAGGCAAACGGGAGCTCGACATCCCTTTCTATTGCAATGTCTGGCTCGAGTACCCGATCGGGGAACTGCCCGAGCGCCAGATTCCGAATCCCGGCATTGGCTGGCCTTCCGGCGGTCCCACGCAGACGATGCTTCCCTTGTGGAAGGCTCTAGCGCCCGCCATCGACATGATCGGACCCGATATCTACTCGGACGACCGCAAGTTCTATACGAGCGTCTTGGACGCGTACGCCCGGCCTGACAACCCACTCTGGATTCCAGAGACTGGATACGGCGATTCCTACGCGGCCTACTTGTATCTCGCTCTAGGCAAGGGTGCGATCGGATTCTCTCCGTTCGGGGTAGACCGCACCGGATGGACCTGGGCACCAGCAGCGCCGGACGATTCGGCTGCTCACCGGCGCGAGCCGGAAGGCCCGCGAGCTCACACGTCCAACTACGCGCTTCTGGCGCCGATGGCTCGCGAGTTGGCGCAGCTAAACCTGGAAGGCAAACTGCAGACCGCAGTAGATGCGCCAGGCCAGGCCGAACAGGAGCTGGACTTCGGGCAATGGAAAGCAACGGTCCGGTTCGGGTTCCCACAGCCAGATGGCCGGCCGGCTCCCGGAACCCCGGATCATAGCGGTCGCGCCCTGGTGGCCCAGATCGGCCCTGACGAGTTTCTTGTCACGGGAGTCGATAGCAGTGTCTTCTTCCACACTGCGGGCCATCTGCCCGGCATCGGCTCGCAGATTCTGCAGGCCGAAGAGGGGCACTACGTGGATGGCAAGTGGGTCCCGCTGCGCCTATGGAATGGTGACCAGACTGACCGTGGACTGAACTTCCGGCGATCCGGGAATGCGGTGGTGCATATCAAGATGGGTACATTCTGA